In Halobaculum sp. XH14, a single genomic region encodes these proteins:
- a CDS encoding cupin domain-containing protein has protein sequence MADSDATPEPVVKRGSDVEYAAVDAAEGMSRGVFLDESDGAPNFALRRFVLDPGASVPEHTNEVEHEQYVLSGEYTVGIGEEEYTVSAGDALLIPAGAVHRYENPGEEEGAFVCVVPNGDDTIDLTESE, from the coding sequence ATGGCAGATTCGGACGCCACACCCGAACCGGTCGTGAAGCGCGGATCGGACGTCGAGTACGCCGCGGTCGACGCGGCCGAGGGAATGTCGCGTGGCGTGTTCCTGGACGAGTCGGACGGCGCGCCGAACTTCGCCCTGCGGCGGTTCGTGCTCGACCCGGGCGCGTCGGTGCCCGAACACACGAACGAGGTCGAACACGAGCAGTACGTGCTCTCGGGCGAGTACACGGTCGGCATCGGCGAGGAGGAGTACACCGTCTCGGCCGGCGACGCGCTGCTGATTCCGGCCGGCGCGGTCCACCGATACGAGAATCCGGGCGAGGAGGAAGGGGCGTTCGTCTGCGTCGTGCCGAACGGCGACGACACGATTGACTTGACCGAGTCGGAGTAG
- a CDS encoding M50 family metallopeptidase — protein MRGITLGRVAGIPVRLNWTFLLILPVFAWLIGTQVGQFVELMNEVMNATLDAGALTGGQLPFVLGTAAAVGLFVSVLLHEFGHSFVAMRFGYEIDSITLWLFGGVASFTEMPEDWKQELLIAVAGPIVSVLIGAVAWVAFASVSLPPEAAFVVGYLALMNVVLAAFNMLPGFPMDGGRVLRALLARRRPHAQATKIAAEVGKVFAFLLGLWGLFNGNLITVGLAFFIYIAGAGEAQQTVLRAAFQDVRVGDIMTPRPELRTVTPTTSVAELMQRMFSERHTGYPVLQNDRLVGMVTLEDAQGVREVERDAFTVEDVMADDIASVTADADALDALEEMQSRGVGRLVVIDANGDLIGLISRTDLMTAFDVIQSGGSALTGGLRGGGNLPDVSGR, from the coding sequence ATGCGCGGAATCACGCTGGGTCGGGTCGCGGGCATCCCGGTTCGGTTGAACTGGACGTTCCTGCTGATCCTCCCGGTCTTCGCCTGGCTCATCGGCACCCAGGTCGGGCAGTTCGTCGAGCTCATGAACGAGGTGATGAACGCGACGCTCGACGCCGGCGCGCTGACCGGCGGGCAACTGCCGTTCGTTCTCGGCACCGCCGCCGCGGTCGGGCTGTTCGTCTCGGTGCTGCTCCACGAGTTCGGCCACTCGTTCGTGGCGATGCGCTTCGGCTACGAGATCGACTCCATCACGCTGTGGCTGTTCGGCGGCGTCGCGAGCTTCACCGAGATGCCCGAGGACTGGAAGCAGGAACTGCTCATCGCCGTCGCCGGTCCGATCGTCAGCGTGCTCATCGGCGCCGTCGCCTGGGTCGCGTTCGCCTCGGTCTCGCTCCCGCCCGAGGCCGCGTTCGTCGTGGGCTATCTCGCGCTGATGAACGTCGTGCTCGCGGCGTTCAACATGCTCCCCGGCTTCCCGATGGACGGCGGGCGCGTGCTCCGGGCGCTGCTGGCCCGCCGCCGCCCGCACGCCCAGGCGACCAAGATCGCCGCCGAGGTCGGCAAGGTGTTCGCGTTCCTGCTCGGGCTCTGGGGGCTGTTCAACGGCAACCTCATCACCGTCGGGCTCGCCTTCTTCATCTACATCGCGGGCGCCGGCGAGGCCCAGCAGACGGTGCTCCGGGCCGCCTTCCAGGACGTCCGGGTGGGCGACATCATGACCCCGCGACCCGAACTGCGGACGGTGACCCCGACCACGTCGGTCGCGGAGCTCATGCAGCGGATGTTCTCCGAGCGCCACACCGGCTACCCCGTCCTGCAGAACGACCGCCTCGTCGGCATGGTGACCCTCGAGGACGCACAGGGCGTCAGGGAGGTCGAACGCGACGCGTTCACCGTCGAGGACGTGATGGCAGACGACATCGCGAGCGTCACGGCCGACGCCGACGCGCTCGACGCCCTGGAGGAGATGCAGTCGCGCGGCGTCGGCCGTCTGGTCGTCATCGACGCGAACGGCGACCTCATCGGGCTCATCTCCCGGACGGACCTGATGACCGCGTTCGACGTCATTCAGTCGGGCGGCAGCGCGCTCACCGGCGGGCTCCGCGGCGGGGGCAACCTCCCCGACGTGTCCGGGCGCTAG